A single genomic interval of Lathyrus oleraceus cultivar Zhongwan6 chromosome 7, CAAS_Psat_ZW6_1.0, whole genome shotgun sequence harbors:
- the LOC127103312 gene encoding cation/H(+) antiporter 15: MEMANYACYNVSFSPSNNIWMADDIMIKHVPLLCLQIAYDILVSRLFYFVLKPLRVPLIIAHVLAGFTLSPSLLGNFEWVFSLFYSQYGILTVETFANLGIMYYVFLSGLEMNSDTILRSRKKGTSIAIAGIVTPMLFGVGFLALQQKLIDKNDVFAQTPKENQGKAYLFWCLALSVTGFPVLARILANLKLLYTKLGKDALTAAMLTDAYGWVMFTLLIPYSTRGGKPYLSVISTLMFIVFCFAVVRPILTPIIEHKTSMNTWQKSHLLDVLTGVFICSYITDSLGTHPIVGAFVFGLILPHGKFADMVLEWSADFVSGILCPIYFAGLGFSLNLPFLWKQKNEGLMLLIMLLLCIPKVLSSVIVTFFFGMPARDGVAIGLLLNTKGVMAAILLNVAWDKRILDPYTFMVMMLAIIVMTVMVSPLINAIYKPKFRFMQSQLRTVQKLRFGVELRIVACVHNAKHANNLIHVIEATNATRLSPIHVYVAHLVQLTRHGTAILVSQMDNSNNTVGGAEAANSGLQLEFESITNAFEELVEQYNAVRFDISSVVSSYTTIHEDIYNVAEEKRASLILLPFHKEYSTIEDAPEIIHNEHCEINKKVLQQTPCSVGIFVDRGLGSLLETKLRIIMIFIGGPDDREALSIAWRMAGHPGTQLHVVRINLLGKAAEETKLKMEKSKSRHEMLSTVIDNVMQKELDEECIISFRHKAVNNNDSILYSEKEVHSNTGEEIPTLLNDIDKPGYDLYIVGQGSGKNSMIFSRLLEWCDHPELGVIGDILASTSFGTQSSVLIVQQYLVGRKHVVRKCHEVKSGTENL, translated from the exons ATGGAGATGGCAAATTATGCATGTTATAATGTATCATTTAGTCCTTCAAACAATATCTGGATGGCTGATGATATTATGATAAAACACGTTCCTCTTTTGTGTCTCCAAATTGCTTATGATATTTTGGTTTCTCGGCTTTTCTATTTCGTCCTCAAGCCCCTTCGTGTGCCCCTCATTATTGCACATGTGTTG GCTGGTTTTACTCTGAGTCCAAGTCTCTTGGGAAATTTCGAATGGGTATTTTCCTTGTTTTACAGTCAATATGGAATCCTAACTGTTGAAACCTTTGCAAACTTGGGAATAATGTACTATGTGTTCCTAAGTGGATTAGAAATGAATTCAGACACCATTTTAAGATCAAGGAAGAAAGGTACAAGCATAGCAATTGCCGGCATTGTGACGCCAATGTTATTTGGTGTTGGATTTCTAGCTCTACAACAAAAACTTATAGATAAAAATGATGTTTTTGCGCAAACACCAAAAGAAAATCAAGGCAAAGCATATTTATTCTGGTGTTTAGCACTTTCTGTAACAGGTTTCCCTGTCCTTGCAAGAATCTTAGCTAATCTTAAACTTTTATATACAAAACTTGGAAAAGATGCATTGACAGCAGCTATGTTAACCGATGCATATGGTTGGGTTATGTTCACCTTGTTGATTCCTTATTCGACTAGAGGTGGAAAGCCTTATCTCTCAGTAATCTCTACTTTGATGTTTATAGTTTTTTGCTTTGCTGTGGTGAGACCTATCCTTACTCCAATCATTGAACACAAAACAAGTATGAACACGTGGCAAAAATCACACTTATTGGACGTGTTGACGGGAGTGTTTATTTGTTCCTACATTACAGATTCTCTCGGTACACATCCTATTGTTGGAGCTTTTGTGTTTGGATTAATTTTGCCTCATGGAAAGTTTGCTGATATGGTTTTGGAATGGTCAGCCGATTTTGTTTCTGGGATTCTGTGTCCTATTTACTTTGCTGGATTAGGTTTTAGCCTCAACTTGCCTTTCCTTTGGAAGCAAAAGAATGAAGGTTTAATGTTGTTGATTATGCTTTTGTTATGCATACCTAAAGTTTTGAGCTCTGTGATTGTCACTTTCTTCTTCGGTATGCCTGCCCGAGATGGAGTTGCCATTGGATTGCTTCTCAACACCAAGGGTGTCATGGCTGCCATACTACTGAATGTTGCTTGGGACAAAAGG ATTTTGGATCCATATACTTTCATGGTTATGATGCTTGCTATTATAGTAATGACTGTAATGGTTTCTCCCTTGATCAATGCAATATACAAACCAAAATTCCGATTCATGCAATCGCAATTAAGGACCGTGCAAAAACTGAGGTTCGGTGTGGAGCTTCGAATCGTCGCTTGTGTCCACAATGCTAAACATGCCAATAACTTGATCCATGTCATTGAAGCCACAAATGCTACTAGACTTTCACCTATACATGTTTATGTAGCTCATTTAGTTCAACTCACTAGACACGGCACAGCTATTCTTGTTTCCCAAATGGATAATTCAAACAACACGGTTGGTGGTGCAGAAGCAGCCAACTCTGGATTACAATTAGAGTTTGAGAGCATAACTAACGCATTTGAAGAACTTGTAGAACAATACAATGCGGTTAGGTTTGACATATCAAGTGTTGTCTCGTCCTACACAACTATCCATGAGGACATTTACAACGTTGCCGAAGAGAAACGCGCCAGCCTAATTCTCCTTCCCTTTCACAAAGAGTACTCAACAATAGAAGATGCTCCGGAAATAATCCACAATGAACATTGTGAGATAAATAAAAAAGTTCTACAACAAACACCTTGTTCAGTAGGGATCTTTGTGGACCGCGGTTTAGGATCGTTGTTAGAAACAAAACTGCGCATTATAATGATTTTCATCGGTGGACCTGACGACCGTGAAGCCTTGTCTATTGCATGGAGAATGGCGGGGCATCCAGGAACACAATTACATGTTGTGAGGATCAATCTATTAGGTAAGGCTGCAGAAGAAACAAAATTAAAAATGGAAAAAAGCAAGTCTCGTCACGAAATGTTATCGACGGTTATAGACAATGTGATGCAAAAAGAGTTGGATGAAGAGTGTATAATTTCCTTCAGGCACAAGGCAGTGAACAATAACGATTCAATTCTTTACTCCGAGAAGGAAGTCCATTCAAATACGGGCGAAGAGATTCCAACGCTTCTTAATGATATTGATAAACCTGGATATGATTTGTACATTGTTGGACAAGGAAGTGGTAAGAACTCAATGATTTTTTCGAGGTTGCTGGAATGGTGTGACCATCCTGAACTTGGTGTTATAGGTGACATATTGGCTTCAACTAGCTTTGGTACGCAATCTTCTGTGCTTATTGTACAACAGTATTTGGTTGGGAGAAAACATGTTGTTAGAAAATGTCATGAAGTGAAAAGTGGTACTGAAAATTTGTAA